GTTTTGATTATATTGGTAGCCGCTTATGTTGATGTCAATCAGCCAATCTGAGgggcgtcgacataaacgggttgtCTTGTATCTTGTAGTTGTGTGCGCTGTCGGTCAGCAGCAGTCATGGCTGAGGCTGGAGCTCATCTGACGTCCAGCACCGCGAGGGAGCAGCCGTCTATCTTTGAGGTCTTGGCTCAGGAGTCTCTGATGGATGCGGTGAAACCAGCACTGAGACATGCGGTCAAGGTGAGGCACCGCCTCCCCTGTTGTGCTACCAGTCGATTCTGATGCCCTTTTGTCCTCCTCAGGTtctggcagagtccaaccccTCGTGCTTTGGTTTCCTGTGGCGGCGCTTCGATGAGTTCTACCTGCTGCTGGATGTCCTCCTGCAgaatcacttcctgtttaaCTGTAGTGCGTCCTTCTCGGAGAACTTCTACGGGCTGAAAAGGGTTTCAGGAGGACGAGGCCTTCCTGTTCGCCTGGGACTGCGAAGGAAGACCCGCTGgaggtctcttcttcttctctgcctGGTACCGTATCTGCGGGCCAAGCTGGAGGCCACGTTTGCACGCCAAAGGGAGGAAGAGGACTTCTCCATACGGCTGGCACAGAGCAGGAGCCAGAGGCTGTACCGCGCAGCTGTGGCAGCTTACCCGTACGTCAACTCAGCCTGGCAGGGCTGGGTCTTCTGTCAACAGCTGCTCTTTGTTTTTGGAGCTGTCCGTACCCACAGTCCTTTGCTGTGGCTGGCGAGGGTCCGACTGGCTCGACTCACCGAGCGAGATATCCGAGACATGGAGCTGAAGGCACGCACAAGTGGCAGCCCGGCTGGAGCCAGGTGCGACTCACGTACACTCACTAGCCACAAGATTAGGCACTATTTAATTCTGAATAGTTTATAAAGCGTTTACAGAACTGCAATTGTGCACTGCTGCAAATAGACACAAGGTACTCaatgtttatttgtactttCATGTAAACTTGCTGGTTTTTGTGCAGCACTCTCCAGAGAATGTGGTGGTTGACGTCACAAGCAGCGAAGGGCGTGGCCATCTCCCTGTCCACCTCCCTCTCCATGGGGGTCTTCTTCCTGCAGTTCCTGGAGTGGTGGTACTCCTCTGACAACCAGGCCACCGTGAAAACCCTCACCTCCCTTCCTGCGCCGCCGCCCCCCCTCCACCTGGAGACGGCCGACCACAGCGAGGAGCGCGCCAGGACGCGGTGTCCGCTCTGCCGAAGGCTTCGCGTCAACGCCACCGCACTGTCCACGTCGGGATTTGTCTTCTGTTACCGCTGCATCTACACGTACGTGAAAGCCAACCACCGCTGTCCGCTCACCGGCTTCCCAACGGAGCTGCAGCACCTCATCAAGATCTACTCGCCTGAGAGCTAGACGGTATGTGACCAACTTTATAGTCTAGCACACAGGCAAACACCCCTGAGTGGAACTAAAAGGCGGGCTATTAATAGCaacccgtttatgttgacaaccgaTTATGTCAACATAAATGGGTTCCACTGCAGAAGGTCTGTCTTGACTCCCAGTGTTCATGTTGTAGTCTCCTTGAATAGGACTTAGATCCATGCACTGGCTCTAATTCTACCACTGCTccaaaacgctagggggcgACGTTGGTCCTTTCAGCTGGTTTCAATGTGTGGTCCTCAACAAGGAagatggtgtgaaaaagtgtttgcccccttcctgacttcTTATTATTTGCCTGTTTGTCAAGCTTAAATGTTTAGATCATCAaagacatttaaatattagtcagtgacaacacaagtgaacataaaatgcagttttgaaatgaaactttttttttaaggaagaaaaaaaatccaaacctacatggtcctgtgtggaaaagtgattgccccctaaacctaataagtggttgggccacccttagcagcaacaactgcaatcaagcgtttgtgataacttgcaatgagtctcttacagcgctgtggaggaattttggcccactcatctttgcagaattgttgtaattcagccacattggagggttttccagcatgaaccccctttttaaggtcatgccacagcatctcaataggattcaggtcaggactttggctaggccactccaaagccttcattttgtatttcttcagccattcagaggtggacttgctggtgtgttttggatcattgtcctgctgcagaacccaagttggttggcttgaggtcacgaacagatgaccggacattctccttcaggattttttggtagacagcagaatttatggttccatttatcacagcaagtcttccaggtcctgaagtagcaaaacagccccagaccactgttggtatgatgtttttttctgaaatgtggtgttacttttacgccagatgtaatgggacacacacccagacaagttttgtctcgtcagaccacagagtattttcccaaaggtcttggggatcatcaagatgtggcaaaattaagacaagtctaatgttctttttgttcagcagtggttttggtcttggaactctgccatgcaggccatttttgcccagtgtcttttttatggtggagtcatgaacactgaccttaactgaggcaagtgacgccttctttggatgttgttgtggggtcttttgtgacttcttggatcAGTAGTAGCTGCGCTGCAGGAAGCTTCACCAGTGTTCCATGTTTGCACCATTTGTgcataatgactctcactgtggtttgctgagTCCCAAAGCATTAGGAAATGGCTTTTATgtgttttccagactgatagatcccAATTAATCTCaggtaaactctgctttttccacacagggccacgtggttcggatttttttcctcccttgataagaaaaagtttcatttcaaaactcccttttgtgttcagttgtgttgttgttgagtcatatttaaattagtttgatgatctgaaacgtttaagtgtggcaaacactttttcgtgCTAGTAGCCGACTGTTAACTGCCAGAAGACCACCGGTCAAATTGATAGCATGTTAACGTGTGTATGAATGACTCCTGTGGTTTTGGTGCTCCTTAAAGGCGTAGGAGGAAAAAGGTGTAGTGCGTCTATAATACTTTTGCTACTACTTTAAAACATTAAGTAAATGTTGCAAAAGTAAAGGCTGCTCTTACAAAGAGCAGTAAATAAATACGAGGCCTTGCTCTGACTGACTATTTGAAAACAAGggctttatttttaatgatggATCACTTGTCAATCACACAGTCCacatcatttttatatttaataaaattTGACTAATCCGACTGTTGCCGGTCTTTGGATGTTCTCACTCGCTAAAATATATCTTATTTACTAACATGTCCTCTAAttgtatataacttgttagaGTACGGCTGTTTGGTATATTTACTTTATACCCAACATGGATGTGATCAGAAGGTAGGTTGTTTTTCATCCATATACGGTGGATACCCGTCATTCAgcaatattttgttttatttggttatgccattttttccacataaaacacCTCATTCACCGTAAGTTGGTAATATAACTATAATACAGGTAAATACATgtgaaaaaagcccacaattagTACATGTTTACGTCTTTATACTTCACTGATAAGGATTTCATGTCCAACATTGAGATTTTGGACTTGTTTTGgtagtccttgaacgcaccatagttgtgtgctgaaaATATAaagcaaatacagtggaaccttggttagagtccaccccggttagcatgttctttttggttaatgtcgaaaatttacaccacaacTGGAGTTTTACTGACTAACGGGCActcgaagactcgagtttcactaacGCACGGGTattcgacaaagactcaagtttcactgactcacgggtactcctgggagactcaagtttcactgattcacaggtATTTTAAGGATGCTTGGCAAAGACTTGCCTTTCACTGACTCGTGGGTGCTAGacaagactggagtttcactgactcacgggtgcttaaTGAAGACTCAAGTGTCATTGAGTCTCAGGTGGTCAatgaagactccagtttcactaaCTCATGGGAGCTGGCCGAGCATCTCCAGGTCGGCAGCAGAACTTGTTCCGCACGCGTGAGTTTCTGCCCCGCTCATGATCCATAAGAGCGAATCAAATGCAACAAGCAGTCAGTGAATTGCTTTATTGAGTTTCCAGACAAATTTAACAACAGgcccacttaaaaaaaacaacaaagaaacattATTCAGGAGCAACATCACAACATTAAGAGTgagggaattaaaaaaaaaaaaaagtccacaaaGCCCTGAACTGAAGGTGTGAATGATCACTAAAGTCAGCATCCCTTTCAAAGGAAATGAGACGAGGAGAAGAACGGGGCTGAGAACAAATATCATCATCAGTAATCGTCACAGTTATAGATTGCTTGAATAGCGTGTATTGCACATGTGTACACGTATTTGCACTTTATATACACGTGAGTCAGCACACAGTATGTATAGACACTCTAAGAGGAAcgtttgattattattattttttgaatcaACAAGGACAGAAGGAATGTGCTTGTGAGTTTTTGAACAAAACAAAGCCAAAAAGGAGGGAACGTCCCTCCTGAAAAAGAAGGTCCCACTCATATGCAACCTTCCCTTGAAATGGCCAAACACATACTCCCACATATTAGCAGGATACTACTGTACACCACAGTATCAAACATAGCAACAAATACGCAAGTCATGAGCATAATAAGTATGGACTGCAGAGTAGGGGTGGGCGGATCGACCTGAATATCGATAGTATCGACACAAAGGGTTGTATCACTATCGCGCTGATGCACTTCTCTTGAATGTCTTCTATGTTTACTTTtacaaatatctgtgttttgttgttcatattgtattTAGATATTGTTTATAAGCTCAGGGAATACGTTCATCCACACAGGAaggttttgggggcaaaagAGCCAAGAGATTTGTATAAACGCACGGCCGTAGATCCTTGAATGTATGCAGGTTTCTGTCTAAATAATCCAGTTTTTATGCTAACTTACAagagaaagtggtttgatggcaaTTATGGATCCAGGAGAGGGCgctgtctcaagttaattccatcaacattttccagcaggaggATGCTTTGACTAGATGTGATGTTTTGGAAGTAGACGTTCTTTATGAATTTAAAAAGCGCTTAATACGTGCGAGAGACATATTATAGGGTTTATGGTTAGCGTAAAATGACATGCTTTTTATGGGTGCATCCATTATCCACGGGCAGGGATCCACtgcattgactttattttgctgaatGATCAAAGATCTTGTAACATTTCCAGTAAATAGTGCagtactggccctgtatttacttggcatCGGAAcgataccaacatttgcagtatcgcccaaccctactgGGAGCCTCCAAACACTAACATAATCAGTGGTTTACTACCGAGCGTGTAAGACTTGCTTTGTCTTGTCATGTTGACACAAAGCAACACAACATGACTTTTAAGTGTTGTATGATCTCGTTGACGGATGACAAACTGATTTGTGTTCCTCGGGCAGCAACCACCAGCAGtctaaaatgtttatttcactAAAAAGCAACTTGTTTGCTCTAAAATGTTGATTTGTCAGGGAAAGTGGTCCCAAGAGATTGTATGCGAGACACGCAATCATGACACAGTAACAACCAGTACttctactgcaggggtgtccaaagtgtggcccacagcttgttgtttttttttaattaggcgGTGGAACTGGGAATTGTGAAGCCTTGTTTATGTGCATTAAATAATAACTCGTTTatgaaagtatttattttattaaaaaatatcagtATGAAATACTTGAACAAGTaataatttgttttaatttaatttgtttttattttagaaataaCTCGAAGGTTTTGAAAAGTTTCATGTACCATGTTGAGCAGTAGATGCAATTATACTAATGGCCGCCAGAGGGTGCCCAAGTGACACAAGCGGGGATACATTATACAGTAGTTCCATATTTTCCATCGTGTAAAGGCTAAAACCAGCACAAGAAGCTAAGTTTATGTATACctcaagggaaaaaaacaccttACACGTCCGTTTTGTGTTCTTAGGttcaacattttaactttttctccttaaattatgttattttaggtgtgtgttttttttggtagcTGTATTGTgggccatttaaaaaaacaaacaaaacacacaaaaaagagctgcatgctgcaaatggccccgggccgcactttagacaaCCCTGCATGAGTGGATCGTAATCGTCGCTGTTGCTGCCTaccacaataaaacaaaaaaacaacaaaaaaaacatgttaatatataaatattatgtcAATTACGCTTTGTGTGTGGTCCCACCACAGCGCTTATTGTTGTTTTCATGTGTCGTCAGCAATGCAGTGTGGCTTCATCACTGGCCACAGACTTACTTTTATAAAGCAGCCTTTGCACTCACAGAAGTGCTCAGACTACATTAAAACCCCTGGAAACGATCATGACGTAGGGCAGCGACTCCGATGCATGAAAAAGGACAGCGGTTGATGGTGTGCTTGCggtgttaccatggcaacgctCAATAGTAGTCTTCACTGCTGTCCTGTCAGTGTCATATTGCGGAGAACAGATGAGAAGCAGAGGTAACGGCACCAGCTACAGCTTTGTCACCGCCTACGCTGCAAAGGTTGATGGGGAATTCCGGAGTTACACTGAGGTTGAGAAGTGTAGCCAGCAGGTTTAGATTAGCTTCACCGGTTGTGGATCTGAGCGGTCCAGTTGTCCTGCACTGAGCATGCTAGTTCCAGTCAGAAGTTGGCATCCACTCATCGAGCCATTCAGCCGTATTATTTTCGTCATTCATGATTTATTGGTCCCATTCTTTTTACAGCATGGAACGATCACACGGCCGTGCATcttcaatcatttttaaaaacaagactTGGGTCAAGTATTTAGAATTTATTTGGGATTTCTTGTAGTTTACGCAGGGCACGGACACCCTAGATGGCTGAAAATTTGACACAACAGGACTCCAACAGGACTCCGGGATCCCAAACTCGCTTCAAAAGTGGTTTGGCAGTGGATAAAGCTTCTTGAATGGTCTTCCTGATGTTTAACCCTATTGAATGTTTGCGGACTATGTTTAAAAGCGAAAGCAACCAAATATATTCTCTGGAAACAATACTGACACTGATTCCTGTGCACCTAATTCTTGTTTTACAAACATCACTGAAGATGTACATTGCTTAATCATTCCGTCCTGTAAAAAAGAGCGGTTTAAACACAGTGGCTCCCCGcacattcgcgattcagcattcatcgccctgcaaatttgcggatttttgatccattatatacattattaaAACAATTTTCTCCGATTTTCCTccgtttttttccacagaagacATCTCATTTAACATAAGCGGGTAATGATGTACACATACGTGATGATACGGGTCAAACGTACAAACGACGGCCCATCATTTGTACCGtttctgatcatgttttttcatcaagcgccGAGAtgttccttgaacgcaccatcgttgCGTGCTGTGACTTCCATCTGTTCACGGATCATCGTACGTTCTCATTCATGAGTAGAGAGTACCTTTACATTTTATACCTTCGATGCGTTtcgtaagtgtgtgaggcatattttggGGTTCAACCTGGATTTTGTCCtgggtgaacaatggcaattgaagggACAATGGGAGGGTCTTGGAGATGGATgtcataataatgaataattacaATGATACAAAATGGGAGGCAATCGTCAACATGGGCAGCGACATTTTTGTCACGGGTTTTTGCCCAAAATCGATATGACATTCATTCCGACGATGAGTGTTTGTAAACTTATGACTGGATGTGTGTTTCCTGTAGGTAGTTTGTTATGTTTTAAAACAGTGAGGTGAATCCTCACCACTTCACACCCTGTTGGTTTGACTGACCACTGCAGAATAAAATAGTCCTTTTTTTTTGCGTGATATTCCAACTCGTACATGCACAACCCTCTTGTTCAACTTAAATGTGGGCAACGTGGCACAAACAAATAACAACAAAGACCCGTGAAAAGGTCAAACCCAACTACTTAACGTTGATTATAAATAGTTTGCATTGAGTTTAAAGGGAGAGCAGCTGCGTGGCCTTGCTCATATGCATCATGATGCATCCACAAATCCGAATTTATACGGGTTCATTGCAACGAAGGagcaaatatactgtacatcatctTGCAGTCATGACTGTATTATCTCCACATGTGTCGTCCAGGCAAAGGGCAGCACAGCCCACCTGGACCAGAGGAGCCAGAACCTGCTGTCCACCTCCATCAACAATAACATCTTCAGCATGTGTGACCACACTACACTGTCACCGAGCCTCGTTTCAACCTAGAATCATAGAATATATCCATAGAACCACTCTGGCAGGATAAAACCCGGTTTTATCTAAATGTACATGTAGATATATGTGGAGACAGGTGACATACTGAAAggaaaaaacactgcaaagctGCCAAAACTGCTCCTACTGCGCCATAAATAAAGCTCAATGTTCGGAATTTGTCTAAAACAAAGCATTGTTGCATTCATTGCTATATCTCCTGTTACCTGTCACCTGTCTTCACATATGTTCAGTTCATGAGGCACACCTCAATGAACCTAACATATTATaatacaacatccatccatccatccatccatccatcttcctcgGTGAGGATCAGCGGTGACTTTACGGCTCAAGCCTGAAGGCTGAAACTCGTGGTGCTCTTATGAAATCAACTACACAAACGTTGTCTTTACATTTTGTCCAACCCCCTGGAAAAGAGTTGACAAAATAGCAGGTCTAGAAAGTCTCTTTGTGTTTGTACATAGAAGTATTTACAGGTTTAGAAAAAGGACGGACACGGCGATGCAACATGACAGGACACCGCTCTTACACCAAACATAAAATAGTACAATTTagaaagaactttttttttttaaaaaaacaaacaaaaaggaggagggatgtggtggtagtgtttttaaaaacagaccGCCTTTCTAAAGGGGAGGCAAGAAAGAGAGAGGTGGTGGTTTGTACATATTTGCTAATTGTGTTGCAAGCTGGCCTGTTTGTTATTCATCTTGCTTTAACATTCAAATGTCTGATGGAATTctaccatttttaaaataacatcatGTAGATCATCTATTTTATGATACAGTGCAACCCGCTGACGTCCCTCCGATTGGCTGACATGACCGAAATTAGCCATTATGTTACTCGCCAGGGAGAATGGACGACACGAAACGGCAGTCTGTTGACCCCgctttcctccatttgtgcaaaatgtatttagcGTAATTTCCGGTCtacaagccgctacttttttcttaacctttgaaccctgcggcttacacagcggtgcggctaattcatggctgtttaatcttgtgacatctcctttagttcagaactactactaatcgtttaaataccgTGCCACTCGCAAGTCagcgctttctttggcaggaaccaATCGCAAGCTATAAGCCCTAGCTGAGCTCAAGAGCGCCCTCCGGTGGCCCGGCAGCCATGGCTGCTTTTCGtatgtataccttttgagtgttaagttgctgtgtgatgatctAAGATGACTCCACGAGTCAGATTGttaatattgagtaatgacctcctgccatttctgatgggttgataagctcgttgTGTTTCTCATCACTCACGATTGGCTCCTCTCAAATAAAGACCTGTCTGGTCCACACGGTCttgtgcgcaccacaatatgtctttttatgacgtggacatgtgcggcttaaacatgcacaaatctgtttttctctctaaagttagtgggtgcggcttaaacatcGGAAATTTTGGTAGCTAGTTGTGTAAAGTTGGGATGAAAGAAGTTTACCGCAAAAGAAGAAAGGATGTTTGGTCGTATGCCGAAGCCTTGAAGGCAAAGACTCTGTCCCACACTGCCGTATAACAAGTCCGTCTGCTccgtctaaatcaggggtgtccaaagtgcagccttgacttgtttattattggaaaaatagagcaaaaaggctgaaaaaagctgaaatctcGATACTGCTAatgaataacacaaagctatggCTTTAAATTTACAGTAGTGTGAAgatgtgtttgcccccttcctgatttcttatctttgtgcatgtttgtcacacttaaatgtttcagatcatcaaattctGCTGTCCAAAAATTCctcaaggagaatgtccggccatttgttcgtgacctcaagctgaaacgaacttgggttctgcagcaggacaatgatccaaaacacaccagcaagtccacctagctacaagactttggagtggcctagtccaagtcctgacctaaatcctattgagatgctgtggcatgaccttaaaaaggtgcttcatgctggaaaaccctccaatgtgactgaattacaacaattctgcaaagatgagtgggccaaaattcctccacagcgctgtaagagactcattgcaagttatcacaaacgcttgattgcagttgttgctgctaagggtggcccaaccactttttaggtttagggggcaatcacttttcacacaggaccatgtaggtttggattttttttcctgccatATATTTCTccctaataaaatgtttcatttaaatatattacatattaataatatttacatttgtttgatgatctgaaacatttaagtgagaAGTGGATAATGAAGAAAAAACTATGAAAAacatctacagtcatggaaaaaatatttgaccacccttgtttctttagtttattGATACATTTTAATACCCGATACAACTCAAGGTATAtttataatcattttttccatgactgtatcaataTCCAGTTTGCATCTTGTAAAAAGCCAACTGGACGGACCACATGActtgttttaaaaattatatttggaTCACTATTAACTTGGAGTACTGTTAGTTTAGAGTACTACTAGACTTCGAGGCCCCTATAAGCGGCGTACTGCCCTGCAGGAGAGGGAGCGTGATGACAACGAGCGGGCATGTTTAAGCacatttgatgtgtttttggcctaaagcatttttaagtgtaaaaatggctaaagaaactaaaatacaaatataagacattcaaaaattgaaagacacgttctgatatgtagtattctacactattTACATTGATGAGCATTGAACATTgaacagccaccgcaggaaacACTATACAgtagaacaacaaggaactcttccaatgctaatgtgtgagtctaaattatgtcttattttctgttattgggtaataaaaccgtatttagaaagtttgTCTATActcgaactacaaaaatattctatttataaacgATGAATCCAACTTGTCacaatcgggtctggaaccaaataaccgcgataaccgagggatgactgtacgtgACACGTCATGTCtgtgaaaacatttatttttatcctattgttgtcaaaatgtcatttttgcctaTGGTGAGTTCAGTGGCTGGAGAGGGACGAGCTGTCTGCCTGGCCACCAGCCACAAAAGTCTAAAAAGCGGTAAGATTTTGCTGGCGGTCGGAAGTTTTGAACATGTCCAGCGCGCCGTCTGTCAACAGGctgaaaaatgaattcaaatgttcaaaaaatgtacgcctttgtttttcagagggaATCGTtaaattg
This genomic interval from Dunckerocampus dactyliophorus isolate RoL2022-P2 chromosome 18, RoL_Ddac_1.1, whole genome shotgun sequence contains the following:
- the pex12 gene encoding peroxisome assembly protein 12; translation: MAEAGAHLTSSTAREQPSIFEVLAQESLMDAVKPALRHAVKVLAESNPSCFGFLWRRFDEFYLLLDVLLQNHFLFNCSASFSENFYGLKRVSGGRGLPVRLGLRRKTRWRSLLLLCLVPYLRAKLEATFARQREEEDFSIRLAQSRSQRLYRAAVAAYPYVNSAWQGWVFCQQLLFVFGAVRTHSPLLWLARVRLARLTERDIRDMELKARTSGSPAGASTLQRMWWLTSQAAKGVAISLSTSLSMGVFFLQFLEWWYSSDNQATVKTLTSLPAPPPPLHLETADHSEERARTRCPLCRRLRVNATALSTSGFVFCYRCIYTYVKANHRCPLTGFPTELQHLIKIYSPES